In Sporichthya polymorpha DSM 43042, a genomic segment contains:
- a CDS encoding ABC transporter substrate-binding protein yields the protein MTTRRTALAAAVLLLAAAGCSSQSDDKPAVQAGGDGSCDGVSQGVTDTALKVGTSLPLSGGAATAGKGFEAGLKAAVTEVNAAGGVNGRKVELVVLDDGFEAARSVANVRRLGEEEKVFAVLGPAGTANLPGSFSYLERKGMPMFAPVLPPDPDKGEVWLLGTGHKDQVRVILDWLAQEKKVQTVALLTQDNDLGEAFAEAVDEQAPKHDIKLVANEKLEPNSTDVDSAILKLKAKNPDAVISGTDNAQTALLLKEVRDLKWSTLVVGNSSSGGPGSPSTVGPAGPAAEGFFSSAILEFPSSDAPAVKKYRDAMKAGGGAEADNSFALQNYASAQVFFEIVKRLGDDVCWAKFRSEAEKLSGFETGLIPPVTFGPLPGGHSGTKGARIAQYTGKEWKALTEFLEPQD from the coding sequence ATGACCACGCGCCGGACCGCGCTCGCCGCGGCTGTCCTCCTGTTGGCCGCCGCCGGCTGCAGTTCCCAGAGCGACGACAAGCCAGCGGTGCAGGCCGGCGGGGACGGTTCGTGCGACGGCGTCTCGCAGGGTGTCACCGACACCGCGCTGAAGGTCGGCACCTCGCTGCCGCTCTCGGGCGGCGCGGCGACGGCCGGCAAGGGCTTCGAGGCCGGCCTCAAGGCCGCGGTCACCGAGGTCAACGCCGCCGGCGGCGTCAACGGCCGCAAGGTCGAGCTCGTCGTGCTCGACGACGGCTTCGAGGCCGCCCGGTCCGTCGCGAACGTCCGCCGACTCGGCGAGGAGGAGAAGGTCTTCGCCGTCCTCGGCCCGGCCGGCACCGCCAACCTGCCCGGCAGCTTCTCCTACCTGGAGCGCAAGGGCATGCCGATGTTCGCCCCGGTCCTCCCGCCGGACCCGGACAAGGGCGAGGTGTGGCTGCTCGGCACCGGCCACAAGGACCAGGTGCGCGTGATTCTCGACTGGCTGGCTCAGGAGAAGAAGGTTCAGACCGTCGCGCTGCTGACGCAGGACAACGACCTCGGTGAGGCGTTCGCCGAGGCCGTCGACGAGCAGGCGCCCAAGCACGACATCAAGCTCGTCGCCAACGAGAAGCTGGAGCCGAACTCGACCGACGTCGACTCAGCCATCCTCAAGCTGAAGGCCAAGAACCCCGACGCCGTCATCTCCGGCACCGACAACGCGCAGACCGCACTGCTGCTCAAGGAGGTCCGGGACCTGAAGTGGTCGACGCTGGTCGTCGGCAACTCGTCCTCCGGGGGCCCGGGCAGCCCGAGCACCGTCGGCCCGGCCGGCCCGGCGGCGGAGGGCTTCTTCTCCTCCGCGATCCTCGAGTTCCCGAGCTCGGACGCCCCGGCGGTGAAGAAGTACCGCGACGCGATGAAGGCCGGCGGCGGCGCCGAGGCCGACAACTCCTTCGCACTCCAGAACTACGCCTCCGCGCAGGTCTTCTTCGAGATCGTAAAGCGACTCGGCGACGACGTCTGCTGGGCGAAGTTCCGCTCCGAGGCCGAGAAGCTGTCCGGCTTCGAGACCGGCCTCATCCCGCCGGTGACGTTCGGCCCGCTCCCCGGCGGCCACAGTGGCACCAAGGGCGCCCGGATCGCGCAGTACACCGGCAAGGAGTGGAAAGCCCTGACCGAGTTCCTCGAGCCGCAGGACTGA
- a CDS encoding M1 family metallopeptidase, with protein MRRFRLPLRSGLALAAASLVGAALTAPGNAQAQDAFVPGAAGVGDSYFPGDGNGGYDVQNYDLAVRYDPLPGHLAGVATISARATQNLARFNLDLVGLNVRKVTVDGAAARFARTGQELEITPAAGLTKGRTFTVVVTYAGIPDPTLSGTEARGFHRTLTGAVFTGQPHVATTWFPVNDHPTDRATYTVEVDVPAGLTAVSNGVLAEQRSAAGRTVWTWRADDPMASYLVVLAVGDLELTAYTKDGIRYWDAVDRILGPNFARDALAQQSTVIATLAEMFGPYPYDIGGAIVHAAAAEFALETQTRPVYAPKFFAPGGSGVGVVVHELAHQWFGDNVRLADWRNIWVNEGFASYAQWLYTERTGGQSAAKRFAETWEAYADDLEFWSVRIGDPGAENLFNGAVYVRGAMTLHQLRQVVGDSTFFRILRSWATKRAGDAVTISEFVAHAEKVSGRDLGRFFDTWLFTGSRPTLPGPGGPAPS; from the coding sequence ATGCGCCGATTTCGCCTGCCGCTGCGGTCCGGGCTCGCCCTCGCGGCCGCCTCCCTCGTCGGAGCGGCGCTCACGGCCCCGGGGAACGCGCAGGCGCAGGACGCCTTCGTCCCCGGGGCCGCCGGCGTCGGGGACTCGTACTTCCCGGGCGACGGCAACGGCGGGTACGACGTCCAGAACTACGACCTCGCCGTGCGGTACGACCCGCTGCCCGGCCACCTCGCCGGGGTCGCGACGATCTCGGCGAGGGCCACGCAGAACCTCGCGCGGTTCAACCTCGACCTGGTCGGGCTGAACGTCCGCAAGGTCACCGTCGACGGGGCCGCGGCCCGCTTCGCGCGTACCGGGCAGGAGCTGGAGATCACCCCGGCCGCCGGTCTCACCAAGGGGCGCACGTTCACCGTCGTCGTCACCTACGCCGGCATCCCCGACCCGACCCTGTCCGGCACCGAGGCCCGCGGTTTCCATCGCACCCTCACCGGGGCGGTGTTCACCGGGCAGCCGCACGTCGCGACGACCTGGTTCCCCGTCAACGACCACCCGACCGACCGCGCGACGTACACCGTCGAGGTCGACGTCCCGGCCGGGCTGACGGCGGTCAGCAACGGCGTCCTCGCCGAGCAACGCAGCGCGGCCGGGCGGACGGTGTGGACCTGGCGCGCCGACGACCCGATGGCGTCCTACCTCGTCGTGCTGGCGGTCGGCGACCTCGAGCTGACGGCGTACACGAAGGACGGCATCCGGTACTGGGACGCCGTCGACCGCATCCTCGGCCCGAACTTCGCGCGCGACGCGCTCGCCCAGCAGTCCACGGTGATCGCGACCCTGGCCGAGATGTTCGGGCCGTACCCGTACGACATCGGCGGCGCGATCGTGCACGCCGCCGCCGCGGAGTTCGCGCTCGAGACGCAGACCCGCCCGGTGTACGCGCCGAAGTTCTTCGCGCCCGGCGGTTCGGGTGTCGGTGTCGTCGTGCACGAGCTCGCCCACCAGTGGTTCGGGGACAACGTCCGCCTCGCGGACTGGCGCAACATCTGGGTGAACGAGGGCTTCGCCTCCTACGCGCAGTGGCTGTACACCGAGCGCACCGGCGGGCAGTCCGCGGCGAAGCGGTTCGCCGAGACGTGGGAGGCGTACGCGGACGACCTCGAGTTCTGGTCGGTCCGCATCGGCGACCCCGGCGCGGAGAACCTGTTCAACGGGGCCGTCTACGTCCGCGGGGCCATGACGCTCCATCAGTTGCGCCAGGTGGTGGGGGATTCGACCTTCTTCCGGATCCTCCGCAGCTGGGCGACCAAGCGCGCCGGCGACGCGGTGACCATCTCCGAGTTCGTCGCCCACGCCGAGAAGGTGTCC
- a CDS encoding ABC transporter ATP-binding protein — MADSTPDSVLTLRELAVSFGGNHVLRSVDLDVPTGFTGLVGPNGAGKTTVFNVVSGYVRAAGGDVRLGGETLIGVAPDAIARRGVGRTFQTPKLVAGISVVENVMLGLDGRAGPLAHLRAVLGSRRESRPAREQSLDLLERFGIADRANSEASALPLATQKIVEVARALIARPRLVLLDEPAAGLGAEDVEAMVAPLVELAADNDLSVVIIEHDLALVSRLCPRLAVLHQGGVIALGTPAEVLAQPEVVDAYLGAGFAAVGP; from the coding sequence ATGGCGGACTCGACTCCGGACTCGGTCCTGACGCTGCGGGAACTGGCGGTCAGCTTCGGCGGCAACCACGTCCTGCGGTCGGTCGACCTCGACGTGCCGACCGGTTTCACCGGCCTCGTCGGCCCGAACGGTGCCGGCAAGACGACCGTGTTCAACGTCGTGTCCGGTTACGTGCGCGCGGCCGGCGGCGACGTCCGGCTCGGCGGCGAGACCCTGATCGGCGTCGCGCCCGACGCGATCGCCCGACGCGGGGTCGGCCGCACCTTCCAGACGCCGAAGCTGGTGGCCGGGATCAGCGTCGTCGAGAACGTCATGCTCGGCCTCGACGGGCGCGCGGGACCGCTCGCGCACCTTCGGGCCGTACTCGGGTCACGGCGCGAGTCCCGCCCGGCGCGCGAGCAGTCGCTCGACCTGCTGGAGCGCTTCGGCATCGCGGACCGCGCGAACTCCGAGGCCTCGGCGCTCCCGCTCGCGACGCAGAAGATCGTCGAGGTCGCGCGGGCGCTGATCGCCCGCCCGCGCCTCGTCCTGCTCGACGAACCCGCCGCCGGGCTCGGGGCCGAGGACGTCGAGGCGATGGTCGCGCCGCTGGTCGAACTCGCCGCGGACAACGACCTCTCGGTCGTGATCATCGAGCACGATCTCGCGCTGGTCTCGCGGCTGTGCCCGCGTCTCGCGGTGCTGCACCAGGGCGGCGTGATCGCCCTGGGCACCCCGGCCGAGGTCCTCGCGCAGCCGGAGGTCGTCGACGCCTACCTGGGAGCGGGCTTTGCTGCTGTCGGTCCGTGA
- a CDS encoding branched-chain amino acid ABC transporter permease yields MPRAISALTVVKALAVTAVVMVLLTLPSLVNPYRLFLVSLVAVYMVAGLGLTIIMGWTGQVVLAQAAFFGMGAYLTAYWHEWMPWPFAAALACLAAAAAGAVIGFPAVRLHGFYLAIATLAFAELVRRGFVELDSITGGIAGTDVEPVQFGGLDVAASQWYLALSVAAFALLVAWRIRVTSLGRCLLAVRDAEIATASVSISAARYKLVAFALSAAMGALAGAVYGQLQAYLTPEIFGVGLLIQFLVVAFVGGVTFLVGPLLGAIFVVVARELLQDLGAGQRLAYAIALILVVRFLPSGLAGLPELWRKFRTRRSAPAPAAPAAEEQPALASSGGDA; encoded by the coding sequence GTGCCGCGCGCGATCTCGGCGCTGACCGTCGTCAAGGCACTGGCCGTCACGGCCGTCGTGATGGTCCTTCTTACGCTGCCCTCGCTGGTCAACCCGTACCGGCTGTTCCTGGTCTCCCTGGTGGCCGTCTACATGGTCGCCGGGCTGGGTCTGACGATCATCATGGGCTGGACCGGTCAGGTCGTCCTGGCGCAGGCCGCGTTCTTCGGGATGGGTGCCTATCTGACCGCCTACTGGCACGAGTGGATGCCGTGGCCCTTCGCGGCCGCGCTCGCCTGCCTCGCGGCCGCGGCGGCCGGAGCGGTGATCGGGTTCCCGGCCGTCCGCCTGCACGGCTTCTACCTCGCGATCGCCACCCTCGCCTTCGCCGAGCTCGTCCGGCGCGGGTTCGTCGAGCTGGACTCGATCACCGGCGGCATCGCCGGCACCGACGTCGAGCCGGTGCAGTTCGGCGGCCTCGACGTCGCCGCCTCGCAGTGGTACCTCGCGCTCAGCGTCGCGGCGTTCGCGCTGCTCGTCGCGTGGCGCATCCGCGTCACCAGCCTTGGTCGCTGCCTGCTCGCGGTCCGCGACGCCGAGATCGCGACGGCGTCGGTCAGCATCTCCGCGGCTCGCTACAAGCTCGTCGCGTTCGCGCTGTCCGCGGCGATGGGCGCACTCGCCGGCGCGGTCTACGGCCAGCTGCAGGCGTACCTGACGCCGGAGATCTTCGGCGTCGGCCTGCTCATCCAGTTCCTCGTCGTCGCCTTCGTCGGCGGCGTGACGTTCCTGGTCGGCCCGCTGCTCGGCGCGATCTTCGTCGTCGTCGCCCGCGAGCTGCTGCAGGACCTCGGCGCCGGGCAGCGCCTCGCCTACGCGATCGCGCTCATTCTCGTCGTGCGGTTCCTGCCCAGCGGCCTGGCCGGCCTCCCCGAGCTCTGGCGCAAGTTCCGGACGCGGCGTTCGGCGCCAGCGCCGGCGGCCCCGGCGGCGGAGGAACAACCCGCCCTGGCCTCCTCGGGAGGTGACGCCTGA
- a CDS encoding ABC transporter ATP-binding protein yields the protein MLLSVRDLEAGYGGAHVLRGVSLDVAPGEIVLLLGANGAGKTTTLRAISGVVATRAGSISFDGQVFSGPPEARAARGLGHVPEGRGILAGLTVAENLDLGTVLRKDGASAVAADRANLLELFPMLKPRLQESAAALSGGQQQMLALARALLARPRLVMLDEPSFGLAPSVVDELLGLVQRLRGEGTTFLMVEQHAAALAIADRAYVLAGGRTVLEAPAAELAGDDRLIRAYLGAH from the coding sequence TTGCTGCTGTCGGTCCGTGATCTCGAAGCCGGCTACGGCGGCGCCCACGTCCTGCGCGGGGTCTCGCTCGACGTCGCCCCCGGCGAGATCGTCCTGCTGCTCGGGGCGAACGGCGCGGGCAAGACCACGACCCTGCGGGCGATCTCCGGCGTCGTCGCGACGCGCGCCGGGTCGATCAGCTTCGACGGCCAGGTGTTCTCCGGGCCGCCCGAGGCGCGAGCCGCGCGCGGGCTGGGCCACGTGCCCGAGGGCCGCGGGATCCTCGCCGGGCTGACCGTCGCCGAGAACCTCGACCTCGGCACCGTCCTGCGCAAGGACGGCGCGTCCGCCGTGGCCGCCGACCGCGCGAACCTGCTCGAGCTGTTCCCGATGCTCAAGCCGCGGCTTCAGGAGTCGGCCGCGGCGCTGTCGGGCGGTCAGCAGCAGATGCTCGCGCTCGCCCGTGCGCTGCTCGCCCGGCCGCGGCTGGTCATGCTCGACGAGCCGTCGTTCGGTCTCGCGCCCTCCGTCGTGGACGAACTGCTCGGCCTCGTGCAGCGGCTGCGGGGCGAGGGCACGACCTTCCTCATGGTCGAGCAGCACGCGGCGGCGCTCGCGATCGCCGACCGCGCCTACGTGCTCGCCGGTGGCCGGACCGTGCTCGAGGCGCCCGCCGCCGAGCTCGCCGGCGACGACCGGCTCATCCGTGCCTACCTCGGGGCGCACTGA